The following are encoded in a window of Acinonyx jubatus isolate Ajub_Pintada_27869175 chromosome D4, VMU_Ajub_asm_v1.0, whole genome shotgun sequence genomic DNA:
- the FAM219A gene encoding protein FAM219A isoform X8 translates to MMEEIDRFQDPAAASISDGDCDAREGESVAMNYKPSPLQVKLEKQRELARKGSLKNGSMGSPVNQQPKKNNVMARTRLVVPNKGYSSLDQSPDEKPLVALDTDSDDDFDMSRYSSSGYSSAEQINQDLNIQLLKDGYRLDEIPDDEDLDLIPPKSVNPTCMCCQATSSTACHIQ, encoded by the exons GACCCAGCCGCCGCCTCCATCTCAGACGGGGACTGTGACGCCCGGGAGGGTGAGTCAGTAGCCATGAATTACAAACCATCCCCGCTCCAAGTGAAGCTGG AGAAGCAGCGGGAGCTGGCCCGGAAGGGCTCTCTGAAGAATGGCAGCATGGGTAGTCCCGTCAACCAGCAACCCAAGAAGAACAATGTCATGGCCCGGACAAG GCTTGTCGTCCCCAATAAAGGCTACTCCTCGCTTGACCAGAGCCCAGATGAAAAGCCACTGGTCGCCCTTGACACGGACAG CGATGATGACTTTGACATGTCCAGATATTCCTCTTCTGGCTACTCCTCTGCTGAG CAGATCAACCAAGATTTGAACATCCAGCTGCTGAAGGACGGCTACCGGTTAGATGAGATACCTGATGACGAGGACCTGGACCTCATCCCCCCCAAGTCCGTGAACCCCACCTGCATGTGCTGCCAGGCCACGTCCTCCACCGCCTGCCATATTCAGTAG
- the FAM219A gene encoding protein FAM219A isoform X9 — MTDDSIPEGILFFERSFPRGNQDPAAASISDGDCDAREEKQRELARKGSLKNGSMGSPVNQQPKKNNVMARTRLVVPNKGYSSLDQSPDEKPLVALDTDSDDDFDMSRYSSSGYSSAEQINQDLNIQLLKDGYRLDEIPDDEDLDLIPPKSVNPTCMCCQATSSTACHIQ, encoded by the exons ATGACAG ATGATTCCATTCCAGAGGGAATTCTATTCTTTGAAAGAAGTTTCCCCAGAGGCAACCAG GACCCAGCCGCCGCCTCCATCTCAGACGGGGACTGTGACGCCCGGGAGG AGAAGCAGCGGGAGCTGGCCCGGAAGGGCTCTCTGAAGAATGGCAGCATGGGTAGTCCCGTCAACCAGCAACCCAAGAAGAACAATGTCATGGCCCGGACAAG GCTTGTCGTCCCCAATAAAGGCTACTCCTCGCTTGACCAGAGCCCAGATGAAAAGCCACTGGTCGCCCTTGACACGGACAG CGATGATGACTTTGACATGTCCAGATATTCCTCTTCTGGCTACTCCTCTGCTGAG CAGATCAACCAAGATTTGAACATCCAGCTGCTGAAGGACGGCTACCGGTTAGATGAGATACCTGATGACGAGGACCTGGACCTCATCCCCCCCAAGTCCGTGAACCCCACCTGCATGTGCTGCCAGGCCACGTCCTCCACCGCCTGCCATATTCAGTAG
- the FAM219A gene encoding protein FAM219A isoform X5: MTDDSIPEGILFFERSFPRGNQDPAAASISDGDCDAREGESVAMNYKPSPLQVKLEKQRELARKGSLKNGSMGSPVNQQPKKNNVMARTRLVVPNKGYSSLDQSPDEKPLVALDTDSDDDFDMSRYSSSGYSSAEQINQDLNIQLLKDGYRLDEIPDDEDLDLIPPKSVNPTCMCCQATSSTACHIQ, from the exons ATGACAG ATGATTCCATTCCAGAGGGAATTCTATTCTTTGAAAGAAGTTTCCCCAGAGGCAACCAG GACCCAGCCGCCGCCTCCATCTCAGACGGGGACTGTGACGCCCGGGAGGGTGAGTCAGTAGCCATGAATTACAAACCATCCCCGCTCCAAGTGAAGCTGG AGAAGCAGCGGGAGCTGGCCCGGAAGGGCTCTCTGAAGAATGGCAGCATGGGTAGTCCCGTCAACCAGCAACCCAAGAAGAACAATGTCATGGCCCGGACAAG GCTTGTCGTCCCCAATAAAGGCTACTCCTCGCTTGACCAGAGCCCAGATGAAAAGCCACTGGTCGCCCTTGACACGGACAG CGATGATGACTTTGACATGTCCAGATATTCCTCTTCTGGCTACTCCTCTGCTGAG CAGATCAACCAAGATTTGAACATCCAGCTGCTGAAGGACGGCTACCGGTTAGATGAGATACCTGATGACGAGGACCTGGACCTCATCCCCCCCAAGTCCGTGAACCCCACCTGCATGTGCTGCCAGGCCACGTCCTCCACCGCCTGCCATATTCAGTAG
- the FAM219A gene encoding protein FAM219A isoform X3: protein MVASHQAVLCHLEFFPSFSVTKSYLLLFLIGGLKSGIFCLADDSIPEGILFFERSFPRGNQDPAAASISDGDCDAREEKQRELARKGSLKNGSMGSPVNQQPKKNNVMARTRLVVPNKGYSSLDQSPDEKPLVALDTDSDDDFDMSRYSSSGYSSAEQINQDLNIQLLKDGYRLDEIPDDEDLDLIPPKSVNPTCMCCQATSSTACHIQ, encoded by the exons ATGGTGGCCAGCCATCAGGCAGTACTGTGCCATTTAGAGTTTTTCCCAAGCTTCAGTGTAACAAAGTCTTATCTCCTCTTATTCTTAATTGGTGGCCTCAAGTCAGGCATATTTTGTCTGGCAGATGATTCCATTCCAGAGGGAATTCTATTCTTTGAAAGAAGTTTCCCCAGAGGCAACCAG GACCCAGCCGCCGCCTCCATCTCAGACGGGGACTGTGACGCCCGGGAGG AGAAGCAGCGGGAGCTGGCCCGGAAGGGCTCTCTGAAGAATGGCAGCATGGGTAGTCCCGTCAACCAGCAACCCAAGAAGAACAATGTCATGGCCCGGACAAG GCTTGTCGTCCCCAATAAAGGCTACTCCTCGCTTGACCAGAGCCCAGATGAAAAGCCACTGGTCGCCCTTGACACGGACAG CGATGATGACTTTGACATGTCCAGATATTCCTCTTCTGGCTACTCCTCTGCTGAG CAGATCAACCAAGATTTGAACATCCAGCTGCTGAAGGACGGCTACCGGTTAGATGAGATACCTGATGACGAGGACCTGGACCTCATCCCCCCCAAGTCCGTGAACCCCACCTGCATGTGCTGCCAGGCCACGTCCTCCACCGCCTGCCATATTCAGTAG
- the FAM219A gene encoding protein FAM219A isoform X1: MVASHQAVLCHLEFFPSFSVTKSYLLLFLIGGLKSGIFCLADDSIPEGILFFERSFPRGNQDPAAASISDGDCDAREGESVAMNYKPSPLQVKLEKQRELARKGSLKNGSMGSPVNQQPKKNNVMARTRLVVPNKGYSSLDQSPDEKPLVALDTDSDDDFDMSRYSSSGYSSAEQINQDLNIQLLKDGYRLDEIPDDEDLDLIPPKSVNPTCMCCQATSSTACHIQ, encoded by the exons ATGGTGGCCAGCCATCAGGCAGTACTGTGCCATTTAGAGTTTTTCCCAAGCTTCAGTGTAACAAAGTCTTATCTCCTCTTATTCTTAATTGGTGGCCTCAAGTCAGGCATATTTTGTCTGGCAGATGATTCCATTCCAGAGGGAATTCTATTCTTTGAAAGAAGTTTCCCCAGAGGCAACCAG GACCCAGCCGCCGCCTCCATCTCAGACGGGGACTGTGACGCCCGGGAGGGTGAGTCAGTAGCCATGAATTACAAACCATCCCCGCTCCAAGTGAAGCTGG AGAAGCAGCGGGAGCTGGCCCGGAAGGGCTCTCTGAAGAATGGCAGCATGGGTAGTCCCGTCAACCAGCAACCCAAGAAGAACAATGTCATGGCCCGGACAAG GCTTGTCGTCCCCAATAAAGGCTACTCCTCGCTTGACCAGAGCCCAGATGAAAAGCCACTGGTCGCCCTTGACACGGACAG CGATGATGACTTTGACATGTCCAGATATTCCTCTTCTGGCTACTCCTCTGCTGAG CAGATCAACCAAGATTTGAACATCCAGCTGCTGAAGGACGGCTACCGGTTAGATGAGATACCTGATGACGAGGACCTGGACCTCATCCCCCCCAAGTCCGTGAACCCCACCTGCATGTGCTGCCAGGCCACGTCCTCCACCGCCTGCCATATTCAGTAG
- the FAM219A gene encoding protein FAM219A isoform X12: protein MMEEIDRFQDPAAASISDGDCDAREEKQRELARKGSLKNGSMGSPVNQQPKKNNVMARTRLVVPNKGYSSLDQSPDEKPLVALDTDSDDDFDMSRYSSSGYSSAEQINQDLNIQLLKDGYRLDEIPDDEDLDLIPPKSVNPTCMCCQATSSTACHIQ, encoded by the exons GACCCAGCCGCCGCCTCCATCTCAGACGGGGACTGTGACGCCCGGGAGG AGAAGCAGCGGGAGCTGGCCCGGAAGGGCTCTCTGAAGAATGGCAGCATGGGTAGTCCCGTCAACCAGCAACCCAAGAAGAACAATGTCATGGCCCGGACAAG GCTTGTCGTCCCCAATAAAGGCTACTCCTCGCTTGACCAGAGCCCAGATGAAAAGCCACTGGTCGCCCTTGACACGGACAG CGATGATGACTTTGACATGTCCAGATATTCCTCTTCTGGCTACTCCTCTGCTGAG CAGATCAACCAAGATTTGAACATCCAGCTGCTGAAGGACGGCTACCGGTTAGATGAGATACCTGATGACGAGGACCTGGACCTCATCCCCCCCAAGTCCGTGAACCCCACCTGCATGTGCTGCCAGGCCACGTCCTCCACCGCCTGCCATATTCAGTAG
- the FAM219A gene encoding protein FAM219A isoform X2: MVASHQAVLCHLEFFPSFSVTKSYLLLFLIGGLKSGIFCLADDSIPEGILFFERSFPRGNQDPAAASISDGDCDAREGESVAMNYKPSPLQVKLEKQRELARKGSLKNGSMGSPVNQQPKKNNVMARTRLVVPNKGYSSLDQSPDEKPLVALDTDSDDDFDMSRYSSSGYSSAEINQDLNIQLLKDGYRLDEIPDDEDLDLIPPKSVNPTCMCCQATSSTACHIQ, translated from the exons ATGGTGGCCAGCCATCAGGCAGTACTGTGCCATTTAGAGTTTTTCCCAAGCTTCAGTGTAACAAAGTCTTATCTCCTCTTATTCTTAATTGGTGGCCTCAAGTCAGGCATATTTTGTCTGGCAGATGATTCCATTCCAGAGGGAATTCTATTCTTTGAAAGAAGTTTCCCCAGAGGCAACCAG GACCCAGCCGCCGCCTCCATCTCAGACGGGGACTGTGACGCCCGGGAGGGTGAGTCAGTAGCCATGAATTACAAACCATCCCCGCTCCAAGTGAAGCTGG AGAAGCAGCGGGAGCTGGCCCGGAAGGGCTCTCTGAAGAATGGCAGCATGGGTAGTCCCGTCAACCAGCAACCCAAGAAGAACAATGTCATGGCCCGGACAAG GCTTGTCGTCCCCAATAAAGGCTACTCCTCGCTTGACCAGAGCCCAGATGAAAAGCCACTGGTCGCCCTTGACACGGACAG CGATGATGACTTTGACATGTCCAGATATTCCTCTTCTGGCTACTCCTCTGCTGAG ATCAACCAAGATTTGAACATCCAGCTGCTGAAGGACGGCTACCGGTTAGATGAGATACCTGATGACGAGGACCTGGACCTCATCCCCCCCAAGTCCGTGAACCCCACCTGCATGTGCTGCCAGGCCACGTCCTCCACCGCCTGCCATATTCAGTAG
- the FAM219A gene encoding protein FAM219A isoform X4 codes for MVASHQAVLCHLEFFPSFSVTKSYLLLFLIGGLKSGIFCLADDSIPEGILFFERSFPRGNQDPAAASISDGDCDAREEKQRELARKGSLKNGSMGSPVNQQPKKNNVMARTRLVVPNKGYSSLDQSPDEKPLVALDTDSDDDFDMSRYSSSGYSSAEINQDLNIQLLKDGYRLDEIPDDEDLDLIPPKSVNPTCMCCQATSSTACHIQ; via the exons ATGGTGGCCAGCCATCAGGCAGTACTGTGCCATTTAGAGTTTTTCCCAAGCTTCAGTGTAACAAAGTCTTATCTCCTCTTATTCTTAATTGGTGGCCTCAAGTCAGGCATATTTTGTCTGGCAGATGATTCCATTCCAGAGGGAATTCTATTCTTTGAAAGAAGTTTCCCCAGAGGCAACCAG GACCCAGCCGCCGCCTCCATCTCAGACGGGGACTGTGACGCCCGGGAGG AGAAGCAGCGGGAGCTGGCCCGGAAGGGCTCTCTGAAGAATGGCAGCATGGGTAGTCCCGTCAACCAGCAACCCAAGAAGAACAATGTCATGGCCCGGACAAG GCTTGTCGTCCCCAATAAAGGCTACTCCTCGCTTGACCAGAGCCCAGATGAAAAGCCACTGGTCGCCCTTGACACGGACAG CGATGATGACTTTGACATGTCCAGATATTCCTCTTCTGGCTACTCCTCTGCTGAG ATCAACCAAGATTTGAACATCCAGCTGCTGAAGGACGGCTACCGGTTAGATGAGATACCTGATGACGAGGACCTGGACCTCATCCCCCCCAAGTCCGTGAACCCCACCTGCATGTGCTGCCAGGCCACGTCCTCCACCGCCTGCCATATTCAGTAG